One genomic window of Gracilinanus agilis isolate LMUSP501 unplaced genomic scaffold, AgileGrace unplaced_scaffold32630, whole genome shotgun sequence includes the following:
- the LOC123254791 gene encoding solute carrier family 22 member 13-like translates to MAGLLVGAAIFGPLCDRIGRRPTILILLILHAVFGIGTAFVPDFYFYMALRFAVAMAVAGYAISNVTLSECPRQVLSSSEEGD, encoded by the exons ATGGCTGGACTTCTAGTTGGGGCTGCCATCTTTGGACCTCTCTGTGACAG GATTGGCCGCAGGCCCACCATCCTCATCTTGCTGATCCTCCATGCTGTGTTTGGCATTGGGACAGCCTTCGTCCCTGACTTCTACTTCTACATGGCTCTCCGGTTCGCTGTGGCCATGGCAGTGGCTGGCTATGCCATCAGCAATGTCACCTTGAGTGAGTGTCCCAGGCAGGTCCTCAGTTCCTCTGAGGAAGGCGACTAA